From Mycoplasmopsis gallinacea, the proteins below share one genomic window:
- a CDS encoding IS1634 family transposase codes for MSYSLCKKKQNGKYYLVLAISKGFKKGYGNQVGLGYWEDIKEKYGLSSIEDMKEIAKKVDTSLDKAIAKEEFFKLLKPTSVKTSIQNIGVDLIYKVIKELDLFSVLPKSKHKSLEEVLEFFIATRIILPRSYMSQYKNKSDFINDINVKKSSIYNYLDVIFENKNSVLVNLFQKINEFTNRNNKVIHFDNTTVYFESFTREGMRKNGFSKDGKHNEDQVVIAMAVDENGIPIHYKVFPGNTADGKTMLSFVLELQSIYKIKDITIVADRGINNNANLRFLEQKGIKYIFQKRLDTLSIGMKKFILEDKHYVFRDEMFWKEQIVESVWNKNRFNGKYRKWCVFFSPGKKTLDKLKRNNFIDKLNKKTVNGELPLSSLVPEYKKKYMDIDGKTVGKLNWEKIKKKESEDGFYIIETNILDLTPEKANEIYRKQWKVEENFRTLKSSLQVRPVFVHNEQHILAHLLLCFIALVVLKYCLYKLKKYYEINGEIQKVTLDLFVDSLRMMTITKKEVNGKVVQEIINDLDENHKENIKIYKDFIACMS; via the coding sequence ATGAGTTACAGTTTATGCAAGAAAAAACAAAATGGAAAATATTATTTAGTTTTAGCTATTTCTAAAGGTTTTAAAAAAGGTTATGGAAATCAGGTTGGTCTAGGATACTGAGAAGATATCAAAGAAAAGTATGGATTATCTTCAATTGAAGATATGAAAGAAATAGCAAAAAAAGTAGATACATCTTTAGATAAAGCTATTGCAAAAGAAGAATTTTTTAAATTATTAAAACCCACTTCTGTAAAAACAAGTATCCAAAATATTGGAGTTGATTTAATTTATAAAGTTATTAAAGAATTAGATTTATTTTCAGTATTGCCAAAAAGTAAACATAAATCGTTAGAAGAGGTTTTGGAATTTTTCATAGCAACTAGAATTATCCTTCCAAGAAGCTATATGTCACAATATAAAAATAAAAGCGATTTTATAAATGATATTAATGTTAAAAAATCATCAATATATAACTATCTTGATGTTATTTTTGAAAATAAGAACTCTGTTTTAGTCAATTTATTTCAAAAAATAAATGAATTTACAAATCGCAATAATAAAGTTATTCACTTCGATAACACAACAGTTTATTTTGAAAGCTTTACAAGAGAAGGGATGAGAAAAAACGGTTTTTCAAAAGACGGAAAACACAATGAAGATCAAGTAGTCATAGCAATGGCTGTAGACGAAAACGGAATACCAATACACTATAAAGTTTTCCCAGGTAACACGGCTGATGGTAAAACAATGTTATCCTTCGTTTTAGAACTTCAATCAATCTATAAAATAAAGGATATTACAATAGTTGCAGATCGTGGAATAAATAACAACGCAAACTTACGTTTCCTAGAACAAAAAGGAATTAAATATATATTCCAAAAAAGATTAGATACATTAAGTATTGGGATGAAAAAATTCATTCTTGAAGACAAACATTATGTTTTTAGAGATGAAATGTTTTGAAAAGAACAAATTGTTGAATCTGTTTGAAATAAAAATAGATTTAATGGTAAATACAGAAAATGATGTGTGTTTTTCAGTCCTGGGAAAAAGACTTTAGATAAATTAAAAAGAAATAATTTTATTGATAAATTGAATAAGAAAACTGTAAATGGAGAACTGCCACTTAGTTCTTTAGTTCCAGAATATAAAAAGAAATATATGGACATTGATGGCAAAACAGTGGGTAAATTAAATTGAGAGAAAATTAAGAAAAAAGAATCTGAAGATGGTTTTTACATTATTGAAACCAATATTCTAGATTTAACACCAGAAAAAGCTAATGAAATTTACAGAAAACAATGAAAAGTAGAAGAAAATTTCAGAACATTAAAATCTTCTTTACAAGTTAGACCTGTTTTTGTTCATAATGAACAGCATATACTTGCACATCTTTTATTATGTTTCATTGCTCTTGTTGTTTTAAAATACTGTCTTTATAAATTAAAGAAATATTATGAAATCAATGGAGAAATACAAAAAGTGACGTTAGATTTATTTGTGGATTCATTAAGAATGATGACTATAACAAAAAAAGAAGTAAATGGAAAAGTGGTACAAGAAATAATTAATGATTTGGATGAAAACCACAAAGAAAATATAAAAATTTATAAAGATTTCATCGCATGTATGAGTTAA
- a CDS encoding Cof-type HAD-IIB family hydrolase, producing the protein MQREFLVENKWFQKIINGQKVYEIRLDYPSRQDLKVGNLIRIKNQDSGDFEVAQIEQIQKFDSFKKLFAAIDNLKLGFENNHPNNYLEIEKYYSKEQQKEHKAVAYKIKLVKFNLDEIDNFVFDMDGTLLNEKNDIFKENIAAIEKLQQMGKKVIIATGRPYYTLQTTIGDIKPDFPMITSNGAMIYDNQNHELIHYDSMPSKDAQQMFDKLMELNYEFLIYTTNGMFGHPTGATNFFPERDNYSFLAPGVYTEIDASFDINKYHVCKFLILTDSAESSLIKQIEELSASLSGIHGLYSRKTMYDVMENTATKGKGLMYLASKYNLDLNRTIAFGDGENDISMFDVVKYSVSMDNGFEITKKSAVYPGYNNNSPWIEKLLLFLESK; encoded by the coding sequence GTGCAAAGAGAATTTTTAGTCGAAAATAAGTGGTTTCAAAAAATAATAAATGGTCAAAAAGTATATGAAATTCGTCTTGATTATCCATCAAGACAAGATTTAAAAGTAGGTAATTTAATACGGATCAAAAATCAAGATAGTGGCGATTTTGAAGTTGCTCAAATTGAACAAATTCAAAAATTTGATTCATTTAAAAAGCTTTTTGCTGCTATTGATAATTTAAAGCTAGGATTTGAAAATAATCATCCGAATAACTACTTAGAAATTGAAAAGTATTACTCAAAAGAGCAGCAAAAAGAACATAAAGCTGTTGCTTACAAAATCAAATTGGTTAAGTTTAATTTAGATGAAATTGACAATTTTGTCTTTGATATGGATGGAACTTTGCTTAATGAGAAAAATGATATTTTTAAAGAAAATATTGCAGCTATTGAGAAACTTCAACAAATGGGTAAAAAGGTAATTATAGCCACCGGAAGACCTTATTACACGCTCCAAACCACAATTGGTGACATTAAACCTGATTTTCCAATGATTACATCAAATGGAGCTATGATTTATGATAACCAAAATCACGAGCTTATTCATTATGATTCAATGCCAAGCAAAGATGCTCAGCAAATGTTTGATAAGTTAATGGAGCTAAATTATGAGTTTTTAATTTATACAACCAATGGGATGTTTGGGCACCCAACTGGAGCTACTAACTTTTTCCCTGAAAGAGATAATTATAGCTTTTTAGCTCCTGGTGTGTATACTGAAATTGATGCTTCTTTTGACATAAATAAGTATCATGTGTGCAAGTTCTTAATTTTAACTGATAGTGCAGAGTCAAGTTTAATTAAGCAAATTGAAGAACTTTCAGCTTCTTTAAGCGGCATTCATGGCCTTTATTCTAGAAAAACAATGTATGATGTAATGGAAAATACTGCAACTAAAGGTAAGGGATTAATGTACCTTGCATCTAAATATAATTTAGATTTAAATAGAACAATTGCCTTTGGTGATGGTGAAAATGATATTTCAATGTTTGATGTAGTTAAATACAGCGTCAGCATGGATAATGGATTTGAAATAACCAAGAAAAGTGCAGTTTATCCTGGATATAATAATAATTCTCCTTGAATTGAGAAATTGCTCCTCTTTTTAGAAAGCAAGTAA